One window from the genome of Verrucomicrobiota bacterium encodes:
- a CDS encoding antitoxin, translating into MSEPESAARAALAAVIQKDVATVERLTESLQALPAEASYSDAAGQGYALHNIYCALENSFDQISRTFENHVVDRSQWHRELMSKMFLAIPGVRPSVLPESLQSALNDLRSFRHLFRHGYDFQLDPVRLNALAEQWRTARPAVLAALSDFAGWLIRATGTK; encoded by the coding sequence ATGAGCGAACCTGAATCCGCCGCGCGCGCGGCTTTGGCGGCTGTCATCCAGAAGGACGTGGCAACGGTAGAACGACTGACAGAGTCGCTTCAGGCTCTGCCGGCCGAAGCGAGTTACTCGGATGCGGCCGGGCAAGGCTATGCTCTTCACAATATTTATTGCGCGCTTGAGAACAGCTTTGACCAAATCTCCCGGACGTTCGAGAACCACGTCGTGGACCGCAGCCAGTGGCATCGTGAATTGATGAGCAAGATGTTTCTCGCCATTCCCGGGGTCCGTCCCTCGGTGCTTCCGGAAAGTTTGCAAAGCGCGCTCAATGACCTTCGCAGCTTTCGGCACTTGTTTCGCCACGGCTACGATTTTCAACTCGACCCCGTTCGGTTGAACGCGCTGGCGGAGCAATGGCGGACGGCGCGTCCGGCGGTTCTGGCAGCGCTCTCGGATTTTGCCGGTTGGTTGATCCGGGCGACCGGAACCAAATAG
- a CDS encoding nucleotidyltransferase domain-containing protein translates to MKAAENGLARLPAFIRPDVDAAMRVFAAWPSIRCVWLFGSLAKGRQPDFRSDIDFAVEGLPALAHYRALSQLDAVVSLPADLVRWEDADDVLRAQIREWGILLYERT, encoded by the coding sequence ATGAAAGCGGCGGAGAATGGGTTGGCCCGGCTTCCAGCGTTTATCAGGCCAGACGTGGATGCGGCGATGCGCGTCTTCGCGGCCTGGCCGTCGATCCGCTGTGTTTGGCTGTTTGGTTCCTTGGCCAAGGGTCGTCAGCCTGACTTTCGCTCGGACATCGATTTCGCCGTCGAGGGGCTTCCGGCGCTAGCGCATTACCGAGCTTTGTCGCAACTCGACGCCGTCGTGTCGCTCCCGGCCGATCTGGTGCGGTGGGAGGATGCCGACGACGTCCTGCGCGCTCAGATTCGCGAATGGGGGATTTTGCTTTATGAGCGAACCTGA